One stretch of Streptomyces sp. A2-16 DNA includes these proteins:
- a CDS encoding M1 family metallopeptidase — translation MAVQQAAGSDPYFPDHGDARYRVHRYELALDYRPGPNRLAGSARINAIAGRSPLTEFMLNLADFKIGRVRVDGRPAHYTHRGGKLRVRPAKPVRPGAAFTVEAHWSGNPKPVNSPWGGLGWEELEDGALVASQPIGAPSWYPCNDRPADKASYQISITTPSAYAVVAGGRLLTRTTKASTTTWVYEQAAPTSSYLVGLSIGKYQTVLLGDPGPGGVPQHGHIPAHLLPEFSRDFARQPRMMELFQELFGPYPFDEYAVVVTEEELDVPVEAQGLSLFGSNHVDGARGWERLVAHELAHQWFGNSVSIADWRHIWLNEGFAKYAEWLWSERSGGRTAQQLAAAAHRLLSSLPQDLRLADPGRKSMFDDRLYERGGLTVHAVRCAMGDEAFFRMLRGWAGLHRGGAVTTSTLTAHVNRFADESLTGLFDAWVHGTALPPLPTLGPARPAHPPTNTGTVQP, via the coding sequence GTGGCAGTTCAGCAGGCGGCGGGTTCGGACCCGTACTTCCCGGACCACGGTGACGCCCGGTACCGGGTGCACCGCTACGAGCTCGCGCTGGACTACCGCCCGGGGCCGAACCGGCTGGCCGGGAGCGCCCGGATCAACGCCATAGCCGGTCGCTCGCCGCTCACCGAGTTCATGCTCAACCTGGCCGACTTCAAGATCGGCCGGGTGCGGGTGGACGGCCGGCCGGCCCATTACACGCACCGGGGCGGGAAGCTGCGGGTGCGGCCCGCGAAGCCGGTGCGGCCCGGGGCCGCGTTCACCGTCGAGGCGCACTGGTCGGGCAACCCCAAGCCGGTGAACAGCCCTTGGGGCGGGCTCGGCTGGGAGGAGCTGGAGGACGGGGCCCTGGTGGCGAGCCAGCCGATCGGCGCGCCGTCCTGGTACCCGTGCAACGACCGGCCCGCGGACAAGGCCTCGTACCAGATCTCGATCACCACGCCCTCCGCGTACGCGGTGGTGGCGGGTGGCCGGCTGCTGACCCGGACGACCAAGGCGTCCACGACGACCTGGGTGTACGAGCAGGCCGCGCCCACCTCCAGTTATCTCGTCGGGCTGTCGATCGGCAAGTACCAGACGGTGCTGCTCGGCGACCCGGGTCCTGGCGGGGTGCCGCAGCACGGGCACATCCCGGCGCATCTGCTGCCGGAGTTCTCACGGGACTTCGCGCGGCAGCCGCGGATGATGGAGCTGTTCCAGGAGCTGTTCGGGCCGTATCCGTTCGACGAGTACGCGGTCGTCGTCACGGAGGAGGAGCTCGATGTGCCCGTGGAGGCGCAGGGGTTGTCGCTGTTCGGCTCCAACCACGTGGACGGCGCCCGGGGTTGGGAGCGGCTGGTGGCGCACGAGCTGGCCCACCAGTGGTTCGGCAACAGCGTGTCCATCGCGGACTGGCGGCACATCTGGCTGAACGAGGGGTTCGCCAAGTACGCCGAGTGGCTGTGGTCGGAGCGCTCGGGGGGCCGTACGGCCCAGCAACTGGCCGCCGCCGCGCACCGGTTGCTGTCCTCGCTCCCGCAGGACCTGCGGCTGGCCGACCCGGGCCGCAAGTCGATGTTCGACGACCGGCTCTACGAGCGCGGTGGGCTCACCGTGCACGCGGTGCGCTGCGCGATGGGCGACGAGGCGTTCTTCCGGATGCTGCGCGGCTGGGCCGGACTGCACCGGGGCGGGGCCGTGACCACCTCGACGCTCACGGCCCATGTCAACCGGTTCGCGGACGAGTCGCTGACCGGGCTGTTCGACGCGTGGGTGCACGGGACGGCACTGCCACCGCTGCCGACGCTGGGTCCGGCGCGGCCGGCGCATCCGCCGACCAACACCGGCACGGTGCAGCCGTGA
- a CDS encoding YchJ family metal-binding protein, with protein MTRRAPRQRPDCPCGLQETYDNCCGRFHRGESAAPTPEALMRSRYSAFVRLEREYLLRTWHPRTRPGSLDLDAGMRWTGLEILDTTDGSAFHSSGTVTFRASFKGGSLHERSRFERVDGAWVYLDGEFLD; from the coding sequence GTGACCCGACGTGCCCCACGGCAGCGGCCCGACTGCCCCTGCGGTCTTCAGGAGACGTACGACAACTGCTGCGGCCGCTTCCACCGGGGCGAGTCGGCGGCCCCCACACCCGAAGCGCTCATGCGGTCGCGCTACAGCGCCTTCGTGAGGCTGGAGCGGGAGTACCTGCTGCGCACCTGGCACCCCCGGACCCGTCCGGGCTCGCTGGACCTCGATGCGGGCATGCGCTGGACCGGGCTGGAGATCCTGGACACGACCGACGGTTCGGCCTTCCACAGCTCCGGGACGGTGACGTTCCGCGCCTCGTTCAAAGGCGGCTCGCTGCACGAGCGCAGCCGGTTCGAGCGGGTCGACGGGGCCTGGGTGTACCTCGACGGGGAGTTCCTCGACTGA
- a CDS encoding FadR/GntR family transcriptional regulator, translated as MSTSGRGLHGRVLDTLGPAITAGEYPPGSVLRTDELAQRFDVSRSVMREAVRVLESMHLVESRRRVGVTVRPKAEWNVYDPQVIRWRLAGADRPQQLRSLTVLRSAIEPVAAGLAAKHATAEQCAELTECALGMVANSKGHRLEGYLFHDIAFHRVILNASGNEMFARLGDVVAEVLTGRTRHEVMFEDPDPAAVTLHVRLAEAIRAGDAVQAEELTREIAEGALQELDILAP; from the coding sequence ATGAGCACATCGGGCCGGGGGCTGCACGGACGCGTACTGGACACCCTCGGCCCCGCGATCACTGCGGGCGAGTACCCGCCGGGCAGCGTTCTGCGCACCGACGAGCTCGCCCAGCGTTTCGACGTCTCACGTTCCGTGATGCGCGAGGCGGTCCGGGTCCTGGAGTCCATGCACCTGGTCGAGTCGCGCCGCCGCGTGGGCGTGACGGTCCGGCCCAAGGCCGAGTGGAACGTCTACGACCCCCAGGTCATCCGCTGGCGGCTGGCCGGCGCCGACCGTCCGCAGCAGCTGCGCTCACTGACCGTGCTGCGCTCGGCGATCGAGCCGGTGGCGGCGGGCCTGGCCGCGAAGCACGCGACTGCCGAACAGTGCGCCGAACTCACCGAGTGCGCGCTCGGCATGGTCGCCAACTCCAAGGGGCACCGGCTGGAGGGCTACCTCTTCCACGACATCGCCTTCCACCGGGTGATCCTCAACGCCTCCGGCAACGAGATGTTCGCCCGCCTCGGTGACGTCGTGGCCGAGGTTCTCACCGGCCGCACCCGCCACGAGGTCATGTTCGAGGACCCCGACCCCGCCGCCGTCACCCTCCATGTCAGGCTCGCCGAGGCGATCCGCGCGGGCGACGCCGTCCAGGCGGAGGAACTGACCCGCGAGATCGCGGAGGGCGCCCTTCAGGAACTCGACATCCTCGCCCCGTAG
- a CDS encoding gluconokinase, with product MSTPKVVVVMGVAGTGKTTIGPLLAARLGVPYAEADDFHPPANIAKMSAGTPLTDDDRWPWLDAIGSWAHGRAGLGGVVSCSALKRSYRDRLRAEAPGVVFVHLAGDRALIEDRMSHRQGHFMPTALLDSQFATLQPLQEDEAGVVVDVSGSPEEITGRAAKALAELP from the coding sequence ATGAGTACCCCGAAGGTCGTCGTGGTCATGGGCGTCGCGGGCACCGGGAAGACCACCATCGGTCCCCTGCTCGCGGCCCGGCTCGGCGTTCCGTACGCCGAGGCCGACGACTTCCACCCGCCGGCCAACATCGCCAAGATGTCGGCCGGCACCCCGCTCACCGACGACGACCGGTGGCCGTGGCTGGACGCCATCGGTTCCTGGGCGCACGGACGGGCGGGGCTCGGCGGGGTGGTCAGCTGCTCGGCGCTGAAGCGGTCGTACCGCGACCGGCTGCGGGCCGAGGCGCCGGGGGTCGTCTTCGTGCACCTGGCGGGCGACCGCGCGCTGATCGAGGACCGGATGTCGCACCGGCAGGGGCACTTCATGCCCACCGCGCTCCTCGACTCGCAGTTCGCCACGCTCCAGCCGCTCCAGGAGGACGAGGCCGGGGTCGTGGTGGACGTGTCCGGCAGCCCGGAGGAGATCACCGGGCGGGCCGCGAAGGCGCTCGCCGAGCTCCCGTAA
- a CDS encoding gluconate:H+ symporter, producing the protein MTRLSVEMLAADAPEPITSAGHAQLGIAVLAGIAVIVLLITKFKLHAFLSLTLGTLVLGAVAGAPLDKAITSFTTGLGTTVAGVGVLIALGAILGKMLADSGGADQIVDTILEKAGGRSMPWAMVLIASVIGLPLFFEVGVVLLIPVVLMVAKRGNYSLMRIGIPALAGLSVMHGLVPPHPGPLVAIDAVDANLGVTLALGVLVAIPTVIIAGPLFSRYAARWVDVPAPDRMIPQRASEELEKRPNFGPTLATILLPVVLMLSKALVDIVIDDPENLTQRVFDVIGSPMIALLASVLVGIFTLLRPAGFGKDRLSPLVEKGLAPIAGILLIVGAGGGFKQTLIDSGVGQMVLDISKDWSIPALLLAWLIAVAIRLATGSATVATISAAGLVAPLAEGMSTGETALLVLAIGAGSLFFSHVNDAGFWLVKEYFGLDVGQTIKTWSIMETIISVVGGGLVLLLSLVI; encoded by the coding sequence GTGACCAGACTCAGCGTCGAGATGCTGGCAGCGGACGCACCGGAGCCGATCACCTCGGCCGGTCACGCTCAGCTGGGCATCGCCGTCCTGGCGGGCATCGCCGTCATCGTGCTGCTCATCACCAAGTTCAAGCTCCACGCGTTCCTGTCGCTGACCCTGGGCACGCTCGTGCTCGGCGCGGTCGCCGGAGCGCCGCTCGACAAGGCCATCACCAGCTTCACCACCGGCCTCGGCACCACGGTCGCCGGTGTCGGCGTGCTGATCGCCCTCGGCGCGATCCTCGGCAAGATGCTCGCCGACTCGGGCGGGGCCGACCAGATCGTCGACACGATCCTGGAGAAGGCGGGCGGCCGTTCGATGCCGTGGGCGATGGTCCTCATCGCCTCCGTGATCGGTCTGCCGCTGTTCTTCGAGGTCGGCGTGGTGCTGCTGATCCCGGTCGTGCTGATGGTCGCCAAGCGCGGCAACTACTCCCTGATGCGCATCGGCATCCCGGCCCTCGCGGGTCTGTCCGTGATGCACGGTCTGGTGCCGCCGCACCCCGGCCCGCTGGTCGCGATCGACGCGGTCGACGCCAACCTCGGTGTCACTCTGGCGCTCGGCGTCCTGGTCGCCATACCGACGGTGATCATCGCCGGCCCGCTGTTCTCGCGGTACGCGGCCCGCTGGGTGGACGTGCCGGCGCCCGACCGGATGATCCCGCAGCGCGCCTCGGAGGAACTGGAGAAGCGCCCGAACTTCGGCCCCACGCTGGCGACGATCCTCCTCCCGGTCGTCCTGATGCTGTCCAAGGCACTGGTCGACATCGTGATCGACGACCCCGAGAACCTCACCCAGCGCGTCTTCGACGTCATCGGCTCCCCGATGATCGCCCTGCTGGCCTCGGTCCTCGTGGGCATCTTCACGCTGCTGCGCCCGGCAGGCTTCGGCAAGGACCGCCTCTCCCCGCTCGTCGAGAAGGGCCTCGCGCCCATCGCCGGCATCCTGCTGATCGTGGGCGCGGGCGGCGGCTTCAAGCAGACCCTGATCGACTCCGGTGTGGGTCAGATGGTCCTGGACATCTCCAAGGACTGGTCGATCCCGGCCCTTCTGCTGGCCTGGCTGATCGCGGTGGCGATCCGGCTCGCGACCGGTTCGGCCACGGTGGCCACGATCTCCGCGGCCGGTCTGGTCGCCCCGCTCGCGGAAGGCATGTCGACCGGGGAGACGGCCCTGCTCGTCCTCGCCATCGGCGCCGGCTCGCTCTTCTTCAGCCATGTCAACGACGCCGGCTTCTGGCTGGTCAAGGAGTACTTCGGCCTGGACGTCGGCCAGACCATCAAGACCTGGTCGATCATGGAGACGATCATCTCGGTGGTCGGGGGCGGCCTGGTGCTGCTGCTCTCGCTGGTCATTTAG
- a CDS encoding cytochrome b/b6 domain-containing protein: MTPRVDAPPRARIRRFGRTQKWVHRTTAALMGICVATAACLYIPQFAELVGRRELVVRVHEWAGLALPLPVLVGLASRAFRADLGFLNRFGPHDRVWLHAALRRDKRRSSRPAGKFNAGQKVYAAWIAGASLVMLGTGLLMWFTHLTPIQWRTSATFVHDWLALTIGIVLAGHIGMALGDPEARRGLRTGEVSQDWAEREHPLWRP, encoded by the coding sequence ATGACCCCACGAGTTGACGCCCCGCCCCGGGCCCGGATCCGGCGCTTCGGCCGCACCCAGAAGTGGGTGCACCGCACGACGGCCGCACTGATGGGCATCTGCGTGGCCACGGCCGCGTGTCTGTACATCCCCCAGTTCGCCGAACTCGTCGGCCGCCGCGAGCTGGTGGTCCGCGTCCACGAGTGGGCCGGCCTCGCGCTGCCGCTCCCGGTCCTCGTGGGCCTGGCCTCCCGCGCCTTCCGCGCCGACCTCGGTTTCCTCAACCGCTTCGGCCCGCACGACCGCGTCTGGCTGCACGCAGCCCTGCGCCGCGACAAACGCCGGAGCTCGCGTCCCGCGGGCAAGTTCAACGCGGGCCAGAAGGTCTACGCCGCCTGGATCGCCGGCGCGAGCCTGGTGATGCTCGGCACCGGCCTCCTCATGTGGTTCACCCACCTCACCCCCATCCAGTGGCGCACCAGCGCGACCTTCGTCCACGACTGGCTGGCCCTGACCATCGGCATCGTCCTGGCCGGCCACATCGGGATGGCGCTGGGCGACCCGGAGGCGAGGAGGGGCCTGAGGACCGGGGAAGTGAGCCAGGACTGGGCGGAACGCGAACACCCCCTGTGGCGGCCGTAG
- a CDS encoding molybdopterin-dependent oxidoreductase: MNSEQPEEQRGTPIGRRVFLGTLGLGALGVVAAPTLQRGLEAFLGSAADKDPTGLTGLLPNGGGFRYYSVTSSVPHKNAENYQLKIDGLVSRPRTYTLPELRAMPQTRLVKDVQCVTGWRVPDTPFEGVRLSALLDAAGVTAKAGAVRFSCFDGAYTESLTLDQARRSDVLVALRMQDKDIGHSHGGPVRLYVAPMYFYKSAKWLSGITVTEDVEPGYWEDRGYDVDAWVGRSNGRDDDPTS; encoded by the coding sequence GTGAACTCCGAACAGCCCGAGGAACAGCGCGGTACGCCGATCGGCCGTCGCGTCTTTCTCGGCACCCTCGGCCTGGGCGCCCTCGGCGTGGTCGCCGCGCCCACCCTGCAACGCGGTCTCGAGGCCTTCCTCGGCAGCGCCGCCGACAAGGACCCCACCGGTCTGACGGGCCTGCTCCCCAACGGCGGCGGCTTCCGCTACTACTCGGTGACCTCGTCGGTGCCGCACAAGAACGCAGAGAACTACCAGCTCAAGATCGACGGTCTGGTCTCCCGCCCCCGCACGTACACCCTGCCCGAGCTGCGGGCGATGCCCCAGACCCGACTGGTCAAGGACGTCCAGTGCGTCACCGGCTGGCGCGTCCCCGACACGCCCTTCGAGGGCGTACGGCTCTCCGCGCTGCTGGACGCCGCCGGAGTGACCGCCAAGGCGGGCGCCGTCCGCTTCAGCTGCTTCGACGGGGCGTACACCGAGAGCCTCACCCTCGACCAGGCCCGCCGCTCTGACGTCCTGGTGGCCCTGCGCATGCAGGACAAGGACATCGGCCACTCCCACGGCGGCCCGGTCCGCCTCTATGTGGCCCCCATGTACTTCTACAAGTCCGCCAAGTGGCTCTCCGGCATCACCGTCACCGAGGACGTGGAGCCCGGCTACTGGGAGGACCGGGGCTACGACGTGGACGCCTGGGTGGGCCGATCGAACGGGCGGGACGATGACCCCACGAGTTGA
- a CDS encoding APC family permease, whose translation MATESSSKSRPGISTFKGEDRALRAGRLGTGGLLLSVLAATAPLMVVAGVMPTTFAVMGIVGQPLLFVVLGVVLVLFSVGYAEMSRHVHNAGAFYAYISRGLGGTAGASAALVALVAYNALQVGIYGIFGFEVSGLFATYADLSVAWWIPALVAALVVGTLGWLKIDVNARVLGVLLIIEVALVVIFDIAAVSDPAAQGLSLHAFNPDTLTGAGVGTALCFCIAAFTGFEQAPVYAEETSRPHVLVPRVMFLAVGGVAVFFALSSWALTVATGPSAIVGEAQKQSAGLLFGLTEDRLGTTFTDVLHFLFVTGMFAALLSFHNVVARYAFAMGREGLLPAAFGRTNSSSGAPGTGSLLQTAVSVLVIAVFAIADDKPTGDPTVPVLHLFTWFGNIGSLGVILLMAAASASVVVFFVRRGAAGAQAWRLITSALAGIALLVIAVYTVKDFDVLVGAGPESSLSWVLPGIIGLAVLVGLAQGLVMRARRPEAHARIGLGNEAFQLEKAAEEAP comes from the coding sequence ATGGCCACCGAGAGTTCCAGCAAGAGCAGACCAGGCATCAGCACGTTCAAGGGGGAGGACCGCGCGCTGCGGGCCGGCCGCCTCGGCACCGGAGGCCTGCTGCTCTCCGTCCTCGCGGCGACAGCGCCCCTCATGGTCGTCGCGGGTGTCATGCCCACCACATTCGCGGTGATGGGGATCGTCGGCCAGCCCCTGCTCTTCGTCGTCCTCGGTGTCGTCCTCGTCCTGTTCAGCGTCGGCTACGCCGAGATGAGCCGGCACGTCCACAATGCGGGCGCCTTCTACGCCTACATCTCCCGCGGCCTCGGCGGTACCGCCGGTGCGAGCGCGGCCCTCGTCGCCCTGGTCGCCTACAACGCCCTTCAGGTCGGCATCTACGGCATCTTCGGCTTCGAGGTCTCCGGACTGTTCGCCACCTACGCCGACCTGTCGGTGGCCTGGTGGATACCGGCGCTGGTGGCCGCCCTGGTCGTCGGCACGCTCGGCTGGCTGAAGATCGACGTCAACGCGCGCGTGCTCGGCGTCCTGCTGATCATCGAGGTCGCCCTGGTCGTCATCTTCGACATCGCGGCCGTCTCCGACCCGGCCGCCCAGGGCCTGTCCCTGCACGCCTTCAACCCGGACACCCTCACCGGCGCCGGCGTCGGCACCGCCCTGTGCTTCTGCATCGCCGCCTTCACCGGCTTCGAGCAGGCGCCCGTCTACGCCGAGGAGACCAGCCGCCCGCATGTGCTCGTCCCGCGCGTGATGTTCCTCGCCGTCGGCGGTGTCGCCGTGTTCTTCGCGCTCAGCAGCTGGGCCCTCACCGTCGCCACCGGACCCTCGGCCATCGTCGGCGAGGCCCAGAAGCAGAGCGCGGGACTGCTCTTCGGCCTCACCGAGGACCGCCTCGGCACCACCTTCACCGACGTGCTGCACTTCCTCTTCGTGACCGGCATGTTCGCGGCCCTGCTCAGCTTCCACAACGTCGTCGCCCGCTACGCCTTCGCCATGGGCCGCGAGGGCCTGCTGCCCGCCGCCTTCGGCCGCACGAACAGCTCGAGCGGCGCGCCCGGCACCGGCTCGCTCCTCCAGACGGCCGTGTCCGTCCTGGTCATCGCCGTCTTCGCGATCGCCGACGACAAGCCCACGGGCGACCCGACCGTGCCGGTCCTGCACCTGTTCACCTGGTTCGGCAACATCGGCTCCCTCGGCGTGATCCTGCTGATGGCGGCCGCCTCCGCCTCCGTGGTCGTGTTCTTCGTGCGCCGCGGCGCGGCCGGCGCCCAGGCGTGGCGGCTGATCACCTCGGCCCTCGCGGGGATCGCCCTGCTGGTGATCGCCGTCTACACGGTGAAGGACTTCGACGTCCTGGTCGGCGCGGGCCCCGAGTCCTCGCTGAGCTGGGTGCTGCCCGGCATCATCGGCCTCGCCGTGCTGGTGGGCCTGGCACAGGGCCTGGTCATGCGGGCCCGCAGGCCCGAGGCACACGCGCGGATCGGGCTCGGCAACGAGGCGTTCCAGCTGGAGAAGGCCGCCGAGGAGGCGCCCTGA
- a CDS encoding DMT family transporter gives MSVLVLTLAVSAACCLGFGFVLQQNAARQAPLSDFLSPRLLLDLVKVPRWLGGIGLMVAGMILGAIALGQGEVSLVEPLLATNLLFALALSRRQTKQPLGRQGWAGLALLAGGVTAFIVAGEPRGGTAITDPFRHWLIIGAMIGLALLLTTYAKRSRLSAGPVLLALAAGLLYGVQDALTRVSGQRFTEGGLAELLTGWQPYTVLALGVTGLVLVQSAFETAPLRMSLPALTAAQPLAGIVCGVGFLGDRLRTDTAALTWEAVGLAAVVTGIVLLGMHPAMPCGADRSEPARNLQPS, from the coding sequence GTGTCGGTTCTGGTTCTGACTCTCGCCGTGAGTGCTGCCTGTTGCCTGGGCTTCGGCTTTGTGCTCCAGCAGAACGCGGCCCGTCAGGCCCCGCTGAGCGACTTCCTCTCGCCACGGCTCCTTCTCGACCTGGTGAAGGTGCCGCGCTGGCTCGGCGGCATCGGCCTGATGGTGGCGGGAATGATCCTCGGCGCGATCGCGCTGGGCCAGGGCGAGGTGTCCCTGGTCGAACCCCTCCTCGCCACGAACCTGCTGTTCGCCCTCGCCCTCTCCCGCAGGCAGACCAAGCAGCCGCTGGGCCGCCAGGGGTGGGCGGGGCTCGCGCTGCTCGCGGGCGGGGTGACCGCGTTCATCGTGGCGGGCGAGCCGCGCGGCGGCACGGCGATCACCGACCCCTTCCGGCACTGGCTGATCATCGGCGCGATGATCGGCCTCGCCCTGCTGCTCACGACCTACGCCAAGCGCTCCCGCCTCAGCGCGGGCCCGGTCCTGCTGGCCCTGGCGGCCGGCCTGCTGTACGGCGTCCAGGACGCCCTCACCCGGGTCAGCGGCCAGCGCTTCACCGAGGGCGGCCTCGCCGAGCTGCTGACCGGCTGGCAGCCTTACACCGTGCTGGCCCTCGGTGTCACCGGGCTCGTCCTGGTGCAGAGCGCGTTCGAGACCGCGCCGCTCAGGATGTCGCTGCCGGCCCTGACCGCGGCCCAGCCGCTCGCCGGGATCGTCTGCGGGGTGGGCTTCCTGGGCGACCGGCTGCGCACCGACACCGCCGCGCTGACCTGGGAGGCGGTGGGGCTCGCGGCCGTCGTCACCGGCATCGTCCTGCTGGGAATGCACCCCGCGATGCCCTGCGGAGCCGACCGCTCGGAACCTGCGCGGAACCTGCAGCCGAGCTGA
- a CDS encoding NUDIX domain-containing protein gives MSAADEILDIVDEHDNVVAQSPRGRAYAEGLRHRCVFIQARDAEGRLFVHRRTPTKLVFPSLYDMFVGGVVGAGESYDDAALREAEEELGVQGLPRPEYLFKFLYDDGAGRTWWSAVYEVRCELPVSPQVEEVAWHDFLPEDEVELRLRDWEWVPDGLAAYERLKAHRSTR, from the coding sequence ATGAGCGCTGCTGACGAGATCCTCGACATCGTCGACGAGCACGACAACGTCGTCGCGCAGTCCCCGCGGGGCAGGGCCTACGCCGAGGGGCTGCGCCACCGTTGTGTCTTCATCCAGGCCAGGGACGCCGAGGGCCGCCTCTTCGTCCACCGTCGGACGCCGACCAAGCTGGTCTTCCCGTCCCTCTACGACATGTTCGTCGGCGGAGTGGTCGGCGCGGGTGAGTCGTACGACGACGCGGCCCTGCGCGAGGCCGAGGAGGAGCTGGGCGTGCAGGGCCTGCCCCGCCCGGAGTACCTCTTCAAGTTCCTCTACGACGACGGCGCCGGCCGAACCTGGTGGTCCGCGGTCTACGAGGTCCGCTGCGAGCTCCCGGTCAGCCCCCAGGTGGAGGAGGTCGCCTGGCACGACTTCCTGCCGGAGGACGAGGTGGAGCTACGCCTGCGCGACTGGGAGTGGGTGCCGGACGGGCTGGCGGCGTACGAACGGCTCAAGGCGCACCGGTCGACGCGCTGA
- a CDS encoding DUF202 domain-containing protein: protein MIDFARNVRVWFAPEEVRQEGHTPDYRFSLANERTFLAWLRTALALIGGGFAVDQFLPDLRWGWRVGLALALLGAGVLCSLRAVNHWVRCERAMRRGEDLPVSRFPALLSLVVAVVAVAMVVVVLVGWEG, encoded by the coding sequence GTGATCGATTTCGCACGGAACGTCCGCGTCTGGTTCGCCCCCGAGGAGGTCCGGCAGGAGGGCCACACCCCCGACTACCGGTTCTCGCTGGCCAACGAACGCACCTTTCTGGCCTGGCTGCGCACCGCGCTCGCACTGATCGGCGGTGGTTTCGCCGTGGACCAGTTCCTGCCGGACCTGCGCTGGGGCTGGCGGGTCGGGCTCGCGCTCGCCCTGCTCGGGGCAGGCGTGCTGTGCTCCTTGCGGGCGGTCAACCACTGGGTGCGGTGCGAGCGGGCGATGCGGCGGGGCGAGGATCTGCCGGTGTCGCGGTTCCCGGCGCTGCTGAGCCTGGTGGTCGCGGTGGTGGCCGTGGCCATGGTCGTCGTGGTGCTCGTCGGGTGGGAGGGATGA
- a CDS encoding DUF202 domain-containing protein: MSEGAAVERDPGLQPERTRLAWRRTTLSGTACAVLAVKTALHGGPSPAGLVACTLCCALWLGLLHLAHRRIRTLTATGTPSALSRGHATAAVLCTMALAVCGAALVF, from the coding sequence ATGAGCGAGGGCGCCGCCGTGGAGCGCGACCCGGGGCTCCAGCCCGAACGCACCCGCCTCGCCTGGCGCCGTACGACCCTCTCGGGCACCGCCTGCGCCGTCCTCGCCGTGAAGACCGCGCTGCACGGCGGCCCCTCCCCCGCGGGCCTCGTCGCCTGCACCCTGTGCTGCGCCCTCTGGCTGGGCCTCCTCCACCTCGCCCACCGCCGCATCCGCACCCTGACCGCGACCGGCACCCCCTCCGCCCTCTCCCGCGGCCACGCCACGGCGGCGGTCCTGTGCACGATGGCGCTGGCGGTGTGCGGGGCCGCGTTGGTGTTCTGA
- a CDS encoding phosphotransferase family protein — MSPDHPPGLDLDRLRGLLDRERPGLVQGPLTGRLIEGGRSNLTYAVSDGSAQWVVRRPPLGHVLATAHDMKREHRVISALHPTDVPVPNPVLLCEDEQVLGSPFYVMEFVEGTPYRTADQLAPLGPERTRDAVLSLVDTLVELHAVDPAEVGLADFGRPEGFLDRQLRRWGKQLDASRNRDLAGIDELHAALGRHLPQSPAATVVHGDYRLDNVLMGDDDRIKAILDWEMSTLGDPLTDLGLLVMYSLPLGTPDSPVSTTAEAPGHPDPAELVARYAERSGRDVTAVSWYTAFAWFKLAVILEGIHYRYTLGQTVGRGFDRIGDLVPVFIQHGLTTLHDGIQEG; from the coding sequence ATGAGCCCCGACCATCCGCCAGGCCTCGATCTGGACCGGCTGCGCGGCCTGCTCGACCGTGAGCGCCCCGGCCTGGTCCAGGGCCCCCTGACCGGCCGGCTGATCGAGGGCGGACGGTCGAACCTCACGTACGCGGTCTCGGACGGCAGCGCGCAATGGGTCGTACGACGGCCCCCGCTCGGCCATGTCCTGGCCACCGCGCACGACATGAAGCGCGAGCACCGGGTCATCAGCGCCCTGCACCCCACCGACGTGCCGGTGCCGAACCCGGTCCTGCTGTGCGAGGACGAGCAGGTGCTCGGATCGCCGTTCTACGTCATGGAGTTCGTCGAGGGAACCCCGTACCGCACCGCAGACCAGCTCGCCCCCCTCGGCCCCGAGCGCACCCGCGACGCCGTGCTGTCCCTCGTCGACACCCTCGTCGAGCTGCACGCGGTGGACCCCGCCGAGGTGGGCCTCGCGGACTTCGGCCGCCCCGAGGGCTTCCTGGACCGCCAGCTGCGCCGCTGGGGCAAGCAGCTGGACGCCTCCCGTAACCGCGACCTGGCGGGCATCGACGAGCTGCACGCGGCCCTCGGCCGCCATCTCCCGCAGTCCCCCGCGGCGACGGTCGTGCACGGCGACTACCGGCTCGACAACGTCCTGATGGGCGACGACGACCGGATCAAGGCGATCCTCGACTGGGAGATGTCGACCCTCGGCGACCCGCTCACCGACCTCGGCCTGCTGGTGATGTACAGCCTGCCGCTGGGCACGCCCGACTCCCCCGTCTCCACGACCGCCGAGGCCCCGGGCCACCCGGATCCGGCCGAACTGGTCGCGCGGTACGCCGAGCGTTCGGGGCGGGACGTGACGGCGGTGTCCTGGTACACGGCGTTCGCGTGGTTCAAGCTCGCCGTGATCCTGGAGGGCATCCACTACCGCTACACCCTGGGCCAGACGGTGGGCCGCGGCTTCGACCGCATCGGCGACCTGGTCCCGGTCTTCATCCAGCACGGTCTGACCACGCTTCACGACGGCATCCAGGAAGGCTGA